TTCTCCCATATACCGCATCCAGTCGGCTGATCTTGGGGTTTCAATCCGCGCCCGGCGGTTAGGCCGGGCGATTCGGGTGCATGAGCAGCTGGCCATTCCAGAGCCACAGTTTCAATCCGCGCCCGGCGGTTAGGCCGGGCGATTCGCCTGCCATACCACCTGCCCACATCGTTTTAATAAGGTTTCAATCCGCGCCCGGCGGTTAGGCCGGGCGATTCGCTGCCGGTGGTGGCAACCGATGCCCACGGCTTTGTTTCAATCCGCGCCCGGCGGTTAGGCCGGGCGATTCGAGAATTGGGCTGGTCATGAGGTAACCCATCGATGTTTCAATCCGCGCCCGGCGGTTAGGCCGGGCGATTCATCCATCACCATTACTGCATTTGATGCAAAAATTGTTTCAATCCGCGCCCGGCGGTTAGGCCGGGCGATTCGGCAAGTTGTGAATTGGTATAAAGCCCCAGAACAGTTTCAATCCGCGCCCGGCGGTTAGGCCGGGCGATTCGATTGGAATGGTGACTTAAACTATGCCGGATATAGTTTCAATCCGCGCCCGGCGGTTAGGCCGGGCGATTCCATCGTCCAATGTCACCCGGTGCAGGCTGTAATCGTTTCAATCCGCGCCCGGCGGTTAGGCCGGGCGATTCGTGGTGTCCGAGCACGCTTCCCATGATTGCATGTTGTTTCAATCCGCGCCCGGCGGTTAGGCCGGGCGATTCTTTCGCGGATGGAAAGTTACCTCGCGCGGGGGCCGTTTCAATCCGCGCCCGGCGGTTAGGCCGGGCGATTCGCCAATCCAGACCAGCGCGTTCCCAATCACGTCAGTTTCAATCCGCGCCCGGCGGTTAGGCCGGGCGATTCTCAAGCAAACTCAAACGCTTGTCATTCTGCGACTGTTTCAATCCGCGCCCGGCGGTTAGGCCGGGCGATTCGTTTGTCTCATCGAACATCCGATCAGGCGCAACGGGTTTCAATCCGCGCCCGGCGGTTAGGCCGGGCGATTCCATGCTGTGCAATCAAGGCCAATGGCCGAAAAAGTTTCAATCCGCGCCCGGCGGTTAGGCCGGGCGATTCTTTGCTGATGTCGGCGGATCGGTCAAGTACTACCAGTTTCAATCCGCGCCCGGCGGTTAGGCCGGGCGATTCGAACAGCACTGATTTTGCGCTGGCAGCCATCACCGGTTTCAATCCGCGCCCGGCGGTTAGGCCGGGCGATTCGATAGCATTCAGCGCATCGATGACGGACTGGGCGGTTTCAATCCGCGCCCGGCGGTTAGGCCGGGCGATTCCAGAAGGCCTGACCGTGGACGGTTGGCTGGATCTGGTTTCAATCCGCGCCCGGCGGTTAGGCCGGGCGATTCTTGCGGGGGTGGAGGCATGACCCCAACCAATACAAGTTTCAATCCGCGCCCGGCGGTTAGGCCGGGCGATTCCCGCCAGCTTCCTTGCGGTTGCTGGGCATGAACTGTTTCAATCCGCGCCCGGCGGTTAGGCCGGGCGATTCTGAATCAATTTGCAAAGATGATAACAAGTACGCAGTTTCAATCCGCGCCCGGCGGTTAGGCCGGGCGATTCTTCGGCTGCATCCGCATAGGCATCGCCAAGCTCTTTGTTTCAATCCGCGCCCGGCGGTTAGGCCGGGCGATTCATTCCGGCAAAGAAGTGGCACTGTGTGAATCCGGTTTCAATCCGCGCCCGGCGGTTAGGCCGGGCGATTCCGCTTGCTGCACAGTGGTTGCATCTACCGACTGCTGTTTCAATCCGCGCCCGGCGGTTAGGCCGGGCGATTCTCCAGCAAATCCTGCCCGACTATGATGCTTATATCGTTTCAATCCGCGCCCGGCGGTTAGGCCGGGCGATTCCTTGGCTGGCCTGGGCCTTGTCGATCGATAGCTGGTTTCAATCCGCGCCCGGCGGTTAGGCCGGGCGATTCGTCTGATGCCGCCGATGCCGCCACCGAGCTGATCGTTTCAATCCGCGCCCGGCGGTTAGGCCGGGCGATTCAGCCCCTGGGTTGCGTTTTTAAGCGGCAAGTCGCTGTTTCAATCCGCGCCCGGCGGTTAGGCCGGGCGATTCCGCCTGAGCATGTTGCGCTGCTACGCGAGGCGCTGTTTCAATCCGCGCCCGGCGGTTAGGCCGGGCGATTCTCCACTCTTGTAACGGTACGTTACACAAGCGGATTTTGGCATTTTCCCGCGAAATGCACTCGGGAAGCCAGTAATTCAGCGTTGTTAGTTTTTTATTTCGAAAATTTGATATATGAATCATGATGTTGATTCTTTCGCGAAGGTGCGGGGGTTGCGCCTTTGATAACCATTCGCGCTTATACAATGAGCGTGCCTTCAAAATCTACTGATCGGAAGCAGCCATATTGTTTGACGCGCATTTCTACCGGTTCGATGATGCGATAGAAGCGTAAGTTGTCTTCTGTCTCTTCGATTTCATTAAGCAGGTCTCGCTCCAGTTGTTCATATTGCATTTCATTGATGGTACATTCAAACAGAGATTTTTGAACGCGTTGTCCCATGCGCTCACAAACTTTTGCAACACGACGCAATCGTTTGCGTCCGGCGGCAGTTTCGGTGGAGACATCGTAGGCAACGATGATGAGCATGGATTATCTCACTTTGACTGATAGGGTAGATAGCCATCCATTTCACCACGGATGGTGCGCGCCAAGAACCGCGCCTGAATGAAAGGGAGCAGGCCAATGGGGATCTTTGTTTCTGTGAGCGGGTGGGTGACTATTTCTTGCTTGCGTTCTTGCCAAGCGGTGACAACGGCACGACGGCCCCTGTCATTAAGCATCACGGCGCCCCCTTCTCGTTCGTCAAAATCGCTGGCATTGATCTGGCCCCGGTTGATGAGCGTGAGAGCAAGACGGTCAGCGGCAATAGCGCGAAATTCTTCCATCAGATCAAGTGCCAGTGCGGCACGCCCTGGACGAACGGCGTGCAGAAAGCCTAACTGGGCATCGAGTCCGGTCGCTTCGATTGCGGAACGGCAATCATTCATAAGCATGGCGTAGAGAAAGGAAATTAGGGCGTTAAAACGATCCAGTGGCGGGCGGCGAGTGCGACCATTGAGCTGAAAATTGGCGCGCATGGCCGTCTTGACGATCAGATTAATGGCGGAGAAGTAGCCGCGAGCCGCTTCGCCTTCAATGCCTCGGAGTTCGTCCATTGAGGTGGCTGCCGCAGCAGCACGCAATGAAGCAGCAAGATTATCGGCGCTGCGCGTGAGCTGGGTTGTTTCGATGGTATCACTGGTTTCGCGTGCGCCACGCTGCACGACGCTGCGACTGTTTTTGAGTTTGCCTGACACGATGGTGCGCGCTATTTCCAGCGCAAAGGCAGCATCGGATGCTTGGCGGTGATGCGCTTGCCGCAGCAAGATATTCCCTGAAACCGGGCCTTCAAGACGCGCCTTGAATCGCCCTGAACTATCCATTAATACCAATGATTTGCCATCATCTGCCAAGCGATGCATCAGTGCAGGCGAGATCATGATATTGCCAAAGCAAACGAGCCCATTTAGATGGTGCAGTGGCACCTGAAGCTTTTTTTCGCGCTCAACATCAATGCGCACTGTGGCATTCTCCAGATGCACATAAGCATTGGGGGTCATAATGTAGAGTGTGTTTTGGACTGTGTGCATATTTGTATTACAATGTACGTTACATTTTGTGCTTCATGGAGAATGACATGGCGACTTTAAACTTACGCCTGCCGGATAGCTTGGATCGGCAATTAAGCGCCTTGGCTGCACAAACCCAGCAAAACCGTTCTGATTTGGCGCGCGCCGCACTGGAGCAGTATTTACGTGACCAAGAACGCGAGCGGCTGATGGCCGAGATGGAGGCCGCCTTTCGGGTTTTGGCGACCAGCCCCGAAGCGCGCGCCGAGAGCATCGGGATTGCTGAGGAATTTATGCCGCTAGAAAACGAAGCGCTCGATTTTGTCGAAGGGCGAGAACCGGGCGATGCTGAGTCAGAGGCGTGGTGGAAATAATGCGACGCGGTGACATCTGGCTGGCGCGGTTGAACCCGAATACCGGCGCAGAAATCGGCAAAGTTCGCCCGGTGGTGATTTTGCTGGCGCAGCGCTATTTGGACGCGGGTTCGCCGGTGGTTATGATCGCGCCATTGACTACACAATTCTGGCCAGGCATGACCGCATTGCGCATTGCGGTTCCTCAGCGTGGCCGCCTGCTCAAGGACAGTTTCGTGGCGTTGGAACAAACGCGGGCGCTCGACCGCAGCCGGTTTGGTGATACTCGGCTGGCCGAGTTGTCGGCAGATGAAATGCAAATCCTGGACAGACAACTGATGGCGATGTTCGGTATGGTTATTGCGCCACATTAAACAGCTCCTCACGCAAACGATGCAGCCGCATCTGCTCGGCCAGTGCCTCGGGCTGGCATATTTCTTTCAGCGAACACTCTTTGCAGCGTGCGTCATTCACTGGTGGCGGCAGTTTGCTTGAGGCGAGCATGGCGCGGATGTCTTCCGCCGTTGCAAGAACCAGATCGCGAAGTGCTTGTGTGATTGCTACCTCCCGCCGCCGATGACTGCTGGCATGGAAAATCGCCGCTTTGGGCACCGGGCGGCCCAGCATGTCTTCCAGGCAAATCGCTTGCGCGGCGAGCTGGATGTCGTCGTGCAATTTTTGCCGCTTAGCACCGTGCTTAAATTCAACGGGATAGATGCTGCCATCCGGGTGAAATTCGACCAGATCGGCTTTACCGATCAGGTTGTACTGGTCACTCCACAACGGCAACGCGCGCTCGACACGCACACCGGATTTGATTTCATAACCCGGCGTATCGACCAAGTGATGCACTGCCTGCCCGCGCGCGGTGTGGATGTTGTCCTCAAATGCCTGTTCCAGATGAATCAGCCCACACTGGCGTGGACAATACACCCAGTGTTGCAGAGCAGATAGTGGGACAGAGTCCGGTTCATTCATGATCGTAAAATGATCAGGCCGTATTGGTTCAGAATTTTTTCAGCAAGGTCACGCCAGCCGGAAAATCCGCCTCATCTACCCACACTTCATAGTCGGTAAAGTTACGAGGCACGCTGATCCCTGGTTTCAGTTTAGGCTGGATGCGCTCGAATAGGGCATGGGCAGGTGCATTGCCGAGTTCTGAATCGTGCTTGAATACATATAATCCGCGCGTTGTCATTTCGCCGCGTGCGGCGGAGCGGTCGTGTTCAAACATTTGCGTCAGTGCCTGCCAGAGCAATTCCAGATCGTCTTCTGAAAAGCCGGTTTGCTTGGCGAGAAAACTTGAAATAAAACCGTGCGCCATGTAAAGCCCGTAAGGCACGGTATGTTTGCGACCTTGAATGCCAATCTGTTCTTCAATGGGTTTGTCTTCCTTTCTGGCCGCGCAGACTGTTATTGAATGTTCTTGTGCAATGATGGGGTCGATGGAACGGGCAAAGGTAAGCTGTACCGGCCCGCGCACTTGACCACAGTTGATACCGGTTGACATCACCGCGCCGAAGGTGCGCACGTCGAAGAAGTTGCGGCACATCCACTGTCGGGCATCGTCCACTGCGTCACCACCTTTGCGTTTTTTGTCATCGCCCGCTAGCAACTCTTCACGCCCAATGCCCACGTAGGCGCGCTTGTGCTGATTATTGAGGATGGCTTTTTCCTTCACATAGATTTCATAGGGTGGCTGTTCACCCTTTGCTATGCCAACAAAGTTACGCACTTTGCGCTTCAAGGACACATCAGTCATTAGCCCATGACCGGTTTCCGCATCCATACGCGGCAGGTTTCCGGCATCCGGGTCACCATTGGGGTTGCCATCTTTAACGTCGAACAGCAGCACGAAGTCATAGCGGTTGGTCAGGCTCATTTGGATTCCTCTGGATTGTTGGTGGTTGGTGTGTCGGATTTGGTGAAGAAGGCTTGGCGTTGATGGTAGTAACCCAAGGCGAAGCGGCCTTGGTCTGGCAGGGCGAGAATACGCGGGAAGTCATCCAGCCCGCCCATGATTTCACCGACGAGCCGCTCCATTTGCACCCCGCGGCCTTTGGATAACTTACCGAGATGATGGTTATGTAAGCGCAACAGCGTGGTGAACACTGCAACAGGTGTGCTGGACGCCGCGCCGTAGTAACGGTCCCGGATTGTAGCGTTAAGACCAGGG
This region of Halothiobacillus neapolitanus c2 genomic DNA includes:
- the cas2 gene encoding CRISPR-associated endonuclease Cas2, which translates into the protein MLIIVAYDVSTETAAGRKRLRRVAKVCERMGQRVQKSLFECTINEMQYEQLERDLLNEIEETEDNLRFYRIIEPVEMRVKQYGCFRSVDFEGTLIV
- the cas1c gene encoding type I-C CRISPR-associated endonuclease Cas1c encodes the protein MHTVQNTLYIMTPNAYVHLENATVRIDVEREKKLQVPLHHLNGLVCFGNIMISPALMHRLADDGKSLVLMDSSGRFKARLEGPVSGNILLRQAHHRQASDAAFALEIARTIVSGKLKNSRSVVQRGARETSDTIETTQLTRSADNLAASLRAAAAATSMDELRGIEGEAARGYFSAINLIVKTAMRANFQLNGRTRRPPLDRFNALISFLYAMLMNDCRSAIEATGLDAQLGFLHAVRPGRAALALDLMEEFRAIAADRLALTLINRGQINASDFDEREGGAVMLNDRGRRAVVTAWQERKQEIVTHPLTETKIPIGLLPFIQARFLARTIRGEMDGYLPYQSK
- a CDS encoding ribbon-helix-helix protein, CopG family, giving the protein MATLNLRLPDSLDRQLSALAAQTQQNRSDLARAALEQYLRDQERERLMAEMEAAFRVLATSPEARAESIGIAEEFMPLENEALDFVEGREPGDAESEAWWK
- a CDS encoding type II toxin-antitoxin system PemK/MazF family toxin, yielding MRRGDIWLARLNPNTGAEIGKVRPVVILLAQRYLDAGSPVVMIAPLTTQFWPGMTALRIAVPQRGRLLKDSFVALEQTRALDRSRFGDTRLAELSADEMQILDRQLMAMFGMVIAPH
- the cas4 gene encoding CRISPR-associated protein Cas4; the encoded protein is MNEPDSVPLSALQHWVYCPRQCGLIHLEQAFEDNIHTARGQAVHHLVDTPGYEIKSGVRVERALPLWSDQYNLIGKADLVEFHPDGSIYPVEFKHGAKRQKLHDDIQLAAQAICLEDMLGRPVPKAAIFHASSHRRREVAITQALRDLVLATAEDIRAMLASSKLPPPVNDARCKECSLKEICQPEALAEQMRLHRLREELFNVAQ
- the cas7c gene encoding type I-C CRISPR-associated protein Cas7/Csd2 codes for the protein MSLTNRYDFVLLFDVKDGNPNGDPDAGNLPRMDAETGHGLMTDVSLKRKVRNFVGIAKGEQPPYEIYVKEKAILNNQHKRAYVGIGREELLAGDDKKRKGGDAVDDARQWMCRNFFDVRTFGAVMSTGINCGQVRGPVQLTFARSIDPIIAQEHSITVCAARKEDKPIEEQIGIQGRKHTVPYGLYMAHGFISSFLAKQTGFSEDDLELLWQALTQMFEHDRSAARGEMTTRGLYVFKHDSELGNAPAHALFERIQPKLKPGISVPRNFTDYEVWVDEADFPAGVTLLKKF